The proteins below come from a single Iocasia fonsfrigidae genomic window:
- the xylB gene encoding xylulokinase, with translation MGEYILAHDLGTSGNKATLYNSAGKLVSNHLSEYETFYPDVNWAEQNPDDWWKAVCKSTKKLIFESGIKKEEIAVISFSAQMMGCLPLDKNGAPLCRSIIWADQRSVKQAEKLRDNIGAEKVYKITGHRVSPAYSVEKIMWMMDNQPEIYEKTYKFIHAKDYIVNKLTGEFVTDYSDASGMNLYDINKKRWSAEIISAIGLDKDKLPEVRSSFDVIGKVSKDIAEEVGLKAGTPVVLGSGDGAAAGVGAAVVREGNAYNYLGSSSWIALATEKPILDPEQQTFNWIHMDPKMYMPCGTMQTAGASYNWLKNTLCQLEQQAAQDLNLSVYELMNLSVEGAKAGANNLLYLPYLMGERSPHWNSKAKGALVGLTLRHTRKDIIRAVLEGVTFNLKIISEIFENEIDFSKIRVIGGGAKGRTWRKIMADIYNKEVLMPKILEEATSLGAAIAGGVGVGIFSGVEVAEELNPIIEKESPEQKKVKKYQKLYPVFKDAYSSLTGVYNSLSEID, from the coding sequence ATGGGAGAATATATTTTAGCTCATGATCTTGGTACAAGCGGAAATAAGGCAACTTTATATAACAGTGCAGGAAAGCTTGTTAGTAATCATTTGTCTGAGTATGAAACTTTTTATCCAGATGTAAACTGGGCTGAACAGAATCCTGATGACTGGTGGAAAGCAGTATGTAAGTCAACAAAAAAATTGATTTTCGAAAGTGGAATAAAAAAAGAAGAAATTGCGGTGATAAGTTTTAGCGCTCAGATGATGGGTTGCCTGCCTTTAGATAAAAATGGGGCTCCTTTATGCCGTTCTATTATTTGGGCAGACCAGAGAAGTGTCAAGCAGGCAGAAAAGTTAAGAGATAATATCGGCGCAGAAAAGGTATATAAGATAACAGGCCATAGAGTTAGTCCAGCTTATTCTGTAGAAAAAATAATGTGGATGATGGATAATCAGCCAGAGATTTACGAAAAAACATATAAATTTATTCATGCTAAAGATTATATAGTCAATAAGCTGACTGGTGAATTTGTAACTGATTATTCTGATGCCTCGGGAATGAATCTCTATGATATTAATAAAAAACGCTGGTCAGCTGAAATTATTTCTGCTATCGGTCTGGATAAAGATAAATTACCGGAAGTAAGATCTTCATTTGATGTGATAGGAAAAGTTAGCAAGGATATTGCCGAAGAAGTTGGCCTTAAAGCCGGCACACCAGTGGTGCTGGGCTCAGGAGATGGAGCAGCAGCTGGAGTAGGAGCTGCAGTTGTCAGAGAGGGAAATGCATATAATTACCTTGGCTCTTCATCCTGGATAGCGCTTGCCACTGAAAAACCAATTCTGGATCCAGAACAGCAGACTTTCAACTGGATCCACATGGATCCCAAGATGTATATGCCCTGTGGAACGATGCAGACAGCTGGTGCCTCATATAACTGGTTAAAAAACACTTTATGTCAGCTAGAACAGCAGGCGGCTCAAGATTTAAATTTGAGTGTTTATGAATTAATGAATTTATCTGTAGAAGGTGCGAAAGCTGGGGCAAATAATCTTTTATATCTACCCTATCTAATGGGAGAAAGAAGTCCTCACTGGAATTCAAAGGCAAAGGGGGCTTTGGTGGGTCTTACTTTAAGACATACTAGAAAAGATATAATTAGAGCTGTCTTAGAAGGTGTTACTTTTAACTTGAAAATAATCAGTGAAATATTTGAAAATGAAATAGATTTTTCAAAAATCAGGGTTATTGGTGGAGGTGCCAAAGGTAGAACCTGGCGCAAAATAATGGCCGATATCTATAATAAAGAAGTGTTAATGCCTAAAATTTTAGAAGAAGCTACTTCTCTGGGTGCAGCAATAGCAGGGGGAGTTGGGGTTGGTATTTTTTCGGGAGTAGAAGTTGCTGAAGAATTAAATCCTATTATTGAAAAGGAATCACCAGAGCAAAAAAAGGTTAAAAAATATCAAAAGCTTTACCCGGTATTTAAAGATGCTTATTCTTCTCTGACAGGTGTCTATAATAGTCTATCAGAGATTGATTAA